The nucleotide sequence AGCGCCGGCACCGCGAAATACTTTCCCTGATACCGAAAGGCATCGCGCGGCCCGGGATAAAACGCGCCCTCCGCATCGAGTTCGCCGACAAGATCCGTCAGATCGGCGAGCACCCCGCGCGCTGCCCAATCGTAGTAAAACGCCGTCGTCACCATCATGAGATCGGGCTCGTTGGCCGCCACCAGCATCGATTGCAATTTCTCGGCGTAACGGCCGCCCGTGAACATCAGGTCGAGTTTCACGCCCGGATGCGTCGCCTCAAATTTCCGGGCAATCTCCTGCTCGATCGCCGGGGTGCTCCAGAACGATCCGCGCAGCGTCACGCCATCGGTCGCCCGCGGCACGCAGCTGGTCAGCACACCCACCGCTCCCACAACAACGGCGAGGACGAAGGCACGGGGGTTAAATCGTAACATGGGGCAATCGCGGAGGGTGACTCCGGCCTTTTCTCAGACAACGAATAACGTCACTCAAGCGATTGAATCCGGCCACCCCCGCCATCCGACGCCGGAACCACCAACCTACTCCCCATGACGCTGCCTCTTTGTTCGCCCCGTTCGCTCCGCAGATTCGTTGCCTTGCTGGGCACGGCCACGCTTTTCGTCTCCGCCGCCGCTCACGCCCGCGACCACATCATCGCGCTCGACGTCGCCACGGTCGACGGCAAGGCCCTCGAAGTCGCGCCCGGCGACCGGCTGCTCATCGCCGCCGGTCCGCGCCGCATGTTGCGCCTGGAAAACCTCACCGGCTCGGCCGATGCCCCCGTGATCATCATCAACGACGGCGGTCAGGTCGTGATCCACAACGACGATCAGTTCGCCGACATCCTGATCAGTCACTCCCGTCACCTGCATCTCACCGGCACAGGCAGTGCCGACCATGCCTACGGCTTCCATCTCACCGGCACCAATCCCGACGGTTCGGGCATCATCGCCGCCGGCCTGTCGTCGGACCTCGAGATCGACCATATCCACATCCAGGATACGGGTTTTGCCGGCATGCTGGTGAAAACCGACGGCGCGGTGAACACGTTCATGGATCACATCAACATCCATCACAACTTCATCCACGACACCGGCGGCGAGGGTCTCTATATCGGCGAGACCAAGTATCCCGGGCAGGTCTTCCGCCATCTGAAGGTGTGGAACAATGTGATCGTGAACGCCGGTTGGGAATCGCTCCAAATCTCCAACGCTCCCGAAGACGTGCGCGTGCACCACAACGTCTTTCTCAACTCCGGCCGCGAGGAGGTGCTGTGGCAGGACAACAACCTGCAGTTCACGTCGTCGGTCCGCGCCGAGGTCGACCACAACCTCGTCATCGGTTCGATCTCCAACCTCGTTATCGCCTCCGGTGGACTGCCCAAACATTTCCATGACAACTACCTCGCCACCGACGGTTCGACCGGGCCGGTGTTTTACCTCGACGACAGCCGCTTCCCCGATCTGCCCGAGACCACCTTCATCATCGAAAACAATTTCATCCACGCCACGCCGACCATGCAGGCGGTCGTCCAGGCCAACGGTTCACGCAGCCGGCTCCAGTTGCGCCGCAACATCTGGCAGGGCGCCCGGCGGTTCCTGAAAACCCACCGCTGGGTCGACACCTACGAGGTCGTGCAAAACACGAACGTGCCGGTCGCCCCACCCCGGTTTCGTGATCCCGCCGTCGGCGACTACCGTCTCGTCGCCGACGACGTCTACCTCGCGCGCGGCATCGGCCTGCTGCCCGATTGGCAACCGCCCGGGCGTCCTCAAGCGATTGAGTGAGCGGTCGGTTTCCGCCGGGCCGCGCAAGGTAATGCTGAGACCAGATGGATCCCACTCTACCCGTGACCGCCTCTTCGCCCCGCCCCGCTTCCCCCGCTCCCCGTTCGCTGCATATCCAGCCGGCGTGGACGGCGCCGCGCACGGCCTTCCGCCACACGTGGGAAGGCGTGATCAATGTGGACCAGTTTCGCTGGATGGTGCGGCGCGACATGCAGGACCACCTCGCCATCGCTCAGCGCGAACTCGGGGCCCGCCATGTGCGCGCCGTCGGCATGTTCGACGACGAACTGCGTGTGCTCCGTTCGAGCCCCGGTTCGTTTCTCGGCTACGAGTCCAAGGAGCCGCGCACCAACTGGCAGATCACCGACTACATCATCGACTCGTTGCAGGATCGCGGCCTGCACCCGATGTTCACCACCAGCTTCGTGCCCAGCGCCCTCACCTCGGGCCCGACCACCGTCTTTAGTGACAAGTCCCGCACCAGTCCGCCCGACGATTGGCGGAAGTGGGAAACGTTGGTCAAAGAAGGCGTCGCCCACGCCCTCGATCGCTACGGCCCCGACATCGTGCGCCAGTGGTATTTCGAGGTGTGGAACGAGCCCAACCTGCACGGCTGGTTCTGGGGCGGTTCCCAACAGGACTTCATGGACCTGTGGCGCGTCACTCACGGCGCGATCAAATCCGTCGACGCCTCGTTGCGCGTGGGTGGTCCGTCCTGCGGTCGCGCCGAGTGGATCGACGACCTCATGACCTACGGCAACGCCCACGACTGCGCGCCGGACTACCTCATCGCCCACATTTACAACAACGACAGCGCCGAGGATCTCGCGCTCGCCCCGTTCGACGGACCGCAGGAGGACAAGACCAGCAAGTCGCCCAATTCCGCCGCCGGCGTGATCCGCGGTGTGCGCGCCATGGCCGACCGTTTCGGTTTCAAAGGTGAGTTGCATTGGAACGAATGGGGCCGCTCCTTTCACGGCGTCGACCACCGCCGCGAGTGCCCCAGCGAAGCCGCTTTCATCGTGCGCACGCTCGCTGAGATTTCGCAGGAAGCCGACGCCTTCGCGTATTGGTGCATCAGTGACATCTACGATCAGGTCGGCTACGGCCGCGAAGCCTTTTACGGCGGCTACGGCCTGCTGAGCCTGCAAGGCCTGCGCAAACCGGCCTTTCACGCCTTTCGCCTGCTTGGCCTGCTCGGCACCGAACGCGTGGCCGTCACCGGCGAAGGTCTGGACTCGTTTCACAGCGCCATCGCCACCCTCTCTGCGCCCGCCACCGGCCACGTATTGGTCTACGCCTACGACCACGAAGACGAGCCCAGCACCCAAGCCCTTAACGTCGCGGTGGATATTCCGGCCGGCTCACGACCGGGACGCCTCTTCCGCGTCGATTCGCAGGAAAACAATGTTATCGCGCGCTGGCACGACCTCGGAGCCCCGGACTATCTCTCCCGCGCCCAGACCGCCGATCTCGCCGCCGACAACGACCTCACGCCCTCCTCCGTCCGCGTCGATACGACCACGATCGACAGCCGCACCACCGCCCGCTTCCCCATGGAATCCCCCGGCATCGCCCTCCTGGAAATCATCCCCGCCTAACCCCAATTTCCCGCCCCCCTGAACGGGGTCACCCCCCTGAAGGGGGTCAGGCCGTGTTTTGTGTATTTTTTGAATACTCCGATACGTATTTGCGCACGGCATCCGGGCGTCCCATCTGAAGCGCTTCGGCAATCCACGCATACGGAACCGCGCCTCTCTGGCGTAGCTCCCACGCGAGTTGGATTTTCCATCCGACGCTCTTTCGCTCCGATTGAACATCGGCCGTGGTTTTCCCGGCCGCACTCAGCAGCTTCGCCAAAACGGACCTCCAATGAAGTATCTTCACGTCTCGCACCACTTGGCCTTCCACCCCCGGTGCATCGACTTGGGAGTGATGCTGCTCGGCCAGTCCCGCGCGCCAGCGATCCGCTCCGACCGCCCAACCCGTGGTCAAGGCATCATGCTCCGCCCGACAATCGCCTTCATCCTCACGCAGATAGCGATCGCGCAGATGGGACACGTAGGATTCCCAACCTCCGGGCGTATCCTCCATCCCTAGGGTAGTTAACCACGGATCTGCAACCAAGCCCTTGCAGCGCTGGTTTTTAAGAAACCTCGCCAGACTGCTCCAGCGAAATTCATGGAGATGCTCCACTGGCACGATCCCCGCCCGCACCGGATTCAAGTGAATGTAGTCGGCCACGCGGGCCCACACCCCCTCGTTCTGCAACACGAACGCCTGGTATCGCCCCTGAAACAAGTGCCCCCGTTCTCCGCGCAAACGATTGAACCGCGTTGCAAACGTGCTTTGCAGCCAGTGCATCCCTTCTCCCAAGTTCCCGGCGGGCGTGCGCACCGCCAGATGAAAATGGTTACGCATCACCACGTAGGCTCCCAGCTCCCAACCATACTGCGCGACCGCCTCTTCCAAGGTTTTTACAAAAGCCTGGGCAGCCCCAGCCGAGCCAAAGACATCAGAGCGGTAATTCCCCCGGTTGATCACATGGTAGATCGCCCCCGGGTATTGAATTCGTAACATTCGAGCCACCATCCTCACTCTTCACCTCTCAATCCAGGGCAGTCAATACTACACGTAACTCGGCTTGACCCCGTCGAGTGGGACCCTGCTACTCGACCGGGATTTGCGCGACCCGGAAATTGGCATAACGGGCGGAACGGCCGAACATGTGGCGGAGGCCGAGGTGCCCTTCCGCCATGGGCGGGAATGCCGAGGTGTCCCAGTGAAACAAGCGCGTGGCCTCCGCATTGCTCACTTGCATGAAGAGGTCAGCCCCGTGCCGCACCACCGTGATGTGATGTGGCACCCCTGGCGCGAAGAGGCCGGTGCGCGCGTAGTCCGGCGGCATGGCGGTGTCTTCCAATCCGCGTTGCCGATCGGGTCGGTAGCGCCGGGCGCGCACATAATCGGCCGCCGGGTCGGTGCCCTGCATTTCGAACGCGGCGAAGCTCAGGTGATAGGCGTGCACGTGATCAAAGTAGAGCGACATGCGCGGCACCGTGCGCAGTTCGCGCCACGCCATCAGGTCGGCGACGTAGGGCGGATCTCCGGCGCCGGAGGCGAACAGATAGAGGATGTTCACGTTGCGGGTTTCGTGATCGAGCCGCACGTAGTCGAAGTCGATCCGCACATCGTCCGCGAACCGCTGCCGGGTCCAGAGGACGACGTGATGCGCATTATTGCCGACGTCGGGACCGGCTTGGAGCGTCATGCCTTCCGGCCCCGTGGTCACTTCACCGACCTCGCCGTCGAGTTGCCAATGTTTCCGCCAGTCGCCATGGCCGGGGTCGAAGAACGTTTCAGCTGTCGGCGCGGCGAGTAAAGCGGCGAAGCGCTGCGCGAGTTCGTCGGCTGCCGGCGCGGCGGCGCATATTGCCCCCCAAAGCAGAAGGAGCGGTAGGATGAACCGTTGTTGCAACATGGGGCGGAGCAGGTCGGGGAGTCTTCACCAAAAGCCCCGCCTGCCGAGTGGCGAGGCGGGGCGAGGGTTATGATTTACCTGACAACAGACCGACCTAAAAACGAGTATTGAGGCGCAGGAAGAACTGCCGACCGGGTGCGTAGCGGTAACGGTTGGGCAGAAACGTGGTGTCAAAAACGTTCTTCACGTTGAGACCGAGGTTGTAGCTGTGTCCCATGATTTTGACGTTGGCGCCGATCCCCAGGTCGAACTTCACGTAGCCGTCGAGGTTGGCGGGCGGCACGAGTTGTCCACCGGATACGGGCCAGATGTCGGTTTGTTCAAAGTCGGTCACGCCGCGACCACCGAACGTGAAGGTGGTGCCCGTGAACGCCCCGAAATCACCGAGGTTTTGACGCACGAAAAACGCGGCCGTGTGTTCGGGGGCATAGGCGAGACGGTGGCCCTGGCGGGTCAAGAGTTCGGTGCCGTTGCCGAGAGTGACCTTACTTTGCGGATCATTGGCGACCCAGGCATCGGTGTAACCATACGAGAAGATCAACTGGGTCTGGTCGCTGGGCTTCCAACGCATGTCGAACTCGAACCCGCGGCTGGTTTCCTCACCGGATTGGTTGGCGGGAGCGAAGGTCTCCAGCCCCTCCGAGGTCTGCAAAGTCACCTGCGGGAGGAAGCGCACGATGTTGGTATTGCTCACCTCATAGATGGCGGCGGTCATGGTGACTTTGCCCTCCATGAAGTTGGCTTTGATGCCGAAGTCCATGCCTTCACCGGTTTGAGGTTTGGGAGAGAAATACGTCCCGTCGGGCCGACGCGCCGTGCTGAAGATCGGCAGGAACGATTCCGAATAGGTGGTGTAGATCGAGAGCGTGTCGGTGGCCTTGAAGAGCACTCCGACTTGCGGGACCTTGGCCGGTTCGGCCTCGTCGGTCGAAATGGAGCCATCGGCGGCGTTGTAAGCTTCGACGTTGAAATCGTCGACGCGGATGCCGGCCAGGGTGCGCAGGCGACCGTCCATAAAGGCGAGCTGGTTGGAAATATACCAGCTGTCGGTCAGGTTGGTCGAGGTGCTGCCTGAGCTGCTGCGCACGGTGAAATCGTCGCGGGTGTATTGCGTGAACATCCACGTGGAGGGATCCTCGAGATTCCAGCGGGAATTGGGAAACGCGCCCGGACTGCCGGCGGAAATGATGGAGCGATACTGCAACTCCTCGTGTTGGAAACCGAAGAGATTTTTCACTTCGACCCCACCCCAGTTGAATTCATTGGCGATCTCCGCCTGAAACCAACTGTCCCAGGAACCGCGGCGACGGTAGCTGCCATTGCGGTCACGCAGCATGTTGAGGTTCGAGCCGATCAAATTCAGGTTGGTCGCGTTACTGAGCACCTCTTCATCCCAGCTCGCTTCCGTGTAGTCGGCGCGAAAGGTGAAGTTGTCATTGAAGCGGTGCACGAAGTCCACGGTGTAGACCTCCATCTCCGTGTCGTTGAAATCAAGCGGTGCAGACGTGGAGAACGTTCGATCCACGCCGGGCCAGCCCATGTCGTCGATGTTGAGACTGGAGTTATAGGGCAATGCCGACTGCGGGCGATCGCGGTTGCGGCGGGCGTTCTCGTATTCCACCGTCAGCTGCGTGGCGGGGGTGATCCACCAGGTAAGCGAGGGGTTGACCAACGTCTCGGTCATGAGTGTATCCACATCTTCTCTACCTGCTTCCAGGTAGGAGCCGACGAAACGGAAGGCCAGTTTGCCCGGCGCGATGACCGAGTTGTAATCGAGCACGCTTTTGTAGAATTCTTCGGACCCCATGGTGAGACCCAGACTGCCGAATTGGCCCTTCAGGCTGGGGCGCTTGGTGATGTAGTTCACGTTGCCGCCCGGGTTGAGCTGGCCGTAGAGCAGCGAGGACGGGCCCTTGATAATCTCGACCCGGTCGATGTTGGCGGAGCCCGCCAGCCGGAGGCGGCGGAAGCCGTTGCGCATGGGCACGAAGCTGGACTGGCCGCGCAACGTGAAATTGGTGTTGTCCTCTTCATTGGTCGCCTGACCAGCGCTCTGGGAGACACCCGCCGCGTAGACGACCGCGTCAATGAGATCGTCGGCCGCGATGTCTTTGAGAAAGGCGTCCGTGAAGACCTGCATGCTGACCGGAAGGTTGGCCAGCTCCGTGCGGGTGCGAGTGCCGCTCACGGCCTGGGAGCTCGACCATGCGTCGTCCGTCTCGGTCGAGACGACGAAGGGGTTGAGGACGACGGGATCGTCGTTGGTCGTGGCATCGGAATTGGACTGCGCCAACGCGCTCGTGGCGAGCAACGCCAACAGCACGGCGCCGACCCAGGGGGTTCGGCGCGTGGGGTAGGAATCTTTCGGGGTCATCGGTTTTAGTTCTTGGGTAGGATTAGTTAGCAACACAACCGCCACGGAACGAACTTCCCGGGCGATGACCGCACCATGATAATCGGTCGGAGGGAGTTAATCCGGCGCTCACTCAATCGCATGAGCCGTTGAGCCCCCGGGGGCTGCCCTCCCCGACTCATGCGATTGAGTGCACATGACGCTATTCCCTCCGGGAGTTGCCGCCCAATCTTTCCGGGTGCGTTTACCCTCCTTGCCCCGCTCCCGGCTTCATCGCGCCCTCCTCGCCACTATGGGCCACCTTTTCCTGACCGTGTCCGCTCCCGCGCAGACGTTACCTCCGCTGCGAGCAGCGTTTGTGGCGGATCAACCGTTGCTGGATCTGACCATTACGCCACCGGACGACGAGATCTACGAGGTGCGCCTCCATGTCGACGATCTCGATAAACTCGAAACCGCCGCCGACTTGAAATTTGCCGGGGAGATCTATCTGCCCACCAATCCGGACCTGCCGATGAACCCGCTCCCGGGGCACCAGGTTTTCTTCGTGCATCGCAACGCCACCTCCGCGCCGTGGGAACTCGCGGTGACGTTTGCACCGCATACTCGCGGCACCTGGAATCTCAACGGTCCCTTCGCGCCGACGGAAGGTTCGCTGGAGGGCTCGTTCGCCGTTCCCGTCGACCAACTGCTCCCCGGCGAAAACCTCCTCCAATTCAACGGCTGGTCCGTGGCTCCGCCGCAGATGTGGTATCGGCGCGAGGTTTCCTCCCGAGCGGGTCCGACGCACTTCCGTGTCCCGCTGACAGCGATGACCGCCCGGGTGGAGTTATGGTCACCAGGAGGCCCCCAAGCCCTTGCTTCGGTGGAAGTCACGCGGTCGGCACCTCCCGAACGGCCGCCGGCGGCCGTTACCGACGTCAGCGCCGCGACCGTAGCCGATCGCGTTCATCTGCTTCGCGCCGCCCGCGCGGTTGGGGCCAATGTATTGCAATCGCGAATACCGGCGAGTCATCCCCAGTTCGCCGATGGCTTCCATCTCATTTACGACGACACCCGCGGCCTCTGGCGCGTGCCGCACTGGGTGTGGGCGTGGGGGCCGGCCATCAAGCTGCTGCTCGATCTCGAAACCCAGTTGCCGGCCGATCCGGCCCTGCCGCCGGGCACCTATCGCGACGCTGCCGCGGCAGCCGGGTTGCGCAGTCTCGACTTCATTTTCCACGACCCGGACCACCCCACCCACGACATCGCCACGGTGCGCTGGTCGCAATCGCCCGACACGCTCGACGGCGTAGTGGAATACCGCTCGACCGCCGACTCCCTTTTTCTGGCCGGCTGGGGCTGGATGCCGCTGCACGCCGCCACCGGCGACGACCGCTTTCTAACAGCGACCCGTCGGCTTACCGACGCGGCGGAGCGCCTGATGGATGCGTATCCCGTGGTGCCGCAGGACTACGTCGTGCAGCGCGAGCGGTGGACCCCCCACACCCTCGACGAATCCGTGTTCGGAATGGTCGGGTTCGAGCGCCTGCACGCCTTGGTCGGAGACCCCGATGCAATCGATCGCGGCACCCGTTTTCTCGACTCGCATCTCACGCACATGGGCCAACCCGACGGGCTGTTGGCTCGCGGCTGGTTGCGCGATGAGGACCGCGATTTCTGGGACGCCGACATCAAGGGTCACCTCTGGGTGCTGCACGGCTACCTCTCCGGCTACGAACTTACCACCGACCACCGCTACCTCACCCTCGCTCGCCAACTCGCCGCCAAGATCGCCACCGCGCAGGCGGAGGACGGAGCCTGGACCCATGCGTTTCACGTGCCGAAGGCGGAGGACTCGATCGACGAGCGGGCCGTGGCCATCGGCGCGTGGCTGTTTTATGAAATGCACCGACTCACGGGCGACGCGGCTCCGCTCCGCACGGCCCGCCGCGCACTCACGTGGTGCCTGCGCCATCAGGACTTGAGCGCGAATCCCGATCTGCATGGTGCGTTGCCCAACATCACCAACATGGGCCACCTCAACCGTCGGCGCATGACCATTCTCTACTCGACGGTGTTCTTCGGCCACGCGTTGTTGGCGGAACTCGCCTTGCCAGAACTCACTGCGGCGGACTTACCCTGATGGTCGTGGAATCCCCGTCCTTTGTCCGTCTGCCCAGCCTGCACGACCGCGAAATCGATGCCGAGGTCGCTCGGTTGTCGGCACCGACTTCGCCTCCGCCTCCCGCCGACTTCGCGGCCTTCTGGTTGGAGACGTTGGCGCAGGCCCGCGCGATTCCCGTCGCGTCGAAGCTAACGCCGAGCGCCGCAGCCATGACGGGGTTTGAGGTGCAGGAGATTGCCTTCACCTCGTGGGGCCGCGTGCGCCTGCGCGGGTGGTTGGCGACACCGCGCCACCAGCCCGTGCGACGCGGTCTGGTGATCAGTCACGGCTACGGCGGACGCGATGCGCCGGACGCCATTCCGTTGTTGCCCGATGCGGCAATGATTTTCCCGTGCACCCGCGGGCTGGGCCTGAGCATCGATCCGGCTGACCGCGATGCCGCGCCTCATGTGTTGCGCGGCATTGGGTCCCGCGACACCTACATTTTTCGCGGCTGCGCGGCCGACGTCTGGGCCGCGGCCACCGCCCTGATCGAGCACGTGCCCGCCGCCGCGGATTGCCTCGACTATGTGGGGTCCAGCTTCGGCGGCGGCATTGGCGCGCTGGCGTTGCCATGGGACGATCGGTTCCGCCGGGCGTTTCTCGGCGTCCCCAGTTTCGGTCATCATCCGTTGCGCCTGCAAATCCCGTGCGCGGGGAGCGGCGAGTTCGTCCGGCGCTACGCCGCCACTCATCCCGAGGTCGTCGACGTGTTGCGCTACTACGATGCCGCCACCGCGGCCCGCTTTCTGGAACGACCGACGTTGGTGGAATGCGCGCTGATCGACGATGTCGTGCCACCCGTCGGACAATTCGCGGTGCATGCCGCGTTAGCTGGTGACCGGCCGTTGCTCGTGCGTTCCCGCAGTCACGCGGATTACCCGGCGGCGACGGCCGACGACGACGCCGTGCGCACAGCGATCCGGTCGTTCCTTACCAGCTGAGTCGACTTCCACCTCTTCCGTTTTATGCCTACCCCCACCTTTCCCGCCCATTTCACCTGGGGCGTCGCCACCGCCGCTCCGCAAATCGAAGGCGCCGCCTTTCTCGACGGCAAAGGCGAGTCCGTCTGGGATCGCTTCGCCCGCGTGCCCGGAAAAATTCACGGCGACGCCAACCTCGATGTAACGTGCGATCACTATCACCGCTACGCATCGGACTTTGCTCTCATGCAGGAACTCGGGGTCAAAAACTACCGCCTCTCGCTGGCCTGGCCGCGGGTGATTCCCGACGGCGCTGGCACGCCCAATCCGGCGGGGCTCGCCTTTTACGACCGCTTGATCGACGCCATGCTCGCGCACGACATCCAGCCGTGGGTGACGATGTTTCACTGGGACCTGCCGCAGGCGTTGGAGGATCAAGGCGGGTGGCGCGTGCGATCCACCGCCGCCGCTTTCGGGCGCTACGCCGATCTTATCGTCTCCACCTACGGCGACCGCGTGAAAAACTGGATCACGCTCAACGAAATGCGCTGCTTTACGGTGCTCGCCTACGGCGACGTCATCCGCCCACCCGGGATCATCGAGTCCGACCAGATCGTGCACCAGACCTACCACACCGCGCTGCTCGCCCACGGTGAGGGCGTGCGCGCGGTGCGCGAGCACGGCGCCCCCGGCGCCCGCGTCGGGCTCACCGACGATGCGGTCATTCCCGTGCCGATCATGGAAACCGCGCCGCACATCGCGGCTGCCGAACAAGCCTTTCGCGAGCTCAACTACCGCTCGATTGATCCGGTCTTTCGCGGCGAATACGGCGCGCTTTACCAGCAAATCGCCGGAGACCACGGCGCCGAAACCGAGGCGGACGACTTCGCCCTCATCAGCCAACCCACCGACTTCTTCGGCCTCAATATTTACACCGGAGTCTACGTGCGCGCCGGCGAGGACGGTCGTCCTGAAACATTGCCTTTCCCGCCCAGCTATCCGACGGCCGATGCGCCATGGCTACGACTCCTGCCGCAGGCGATGTATTGGGGCCCGCGACTCATGCAAAGCGTCTACGGCGTGAAGCAGATCTACATCACTGAAAACGGAGCGGGCTACGACGACGTGCCCACCGCCAACGGCGAGATCCTCGATCTGCATCGCCGCCAATACGTGCGCCAGTGCCTCGGCGAACTGCACCGTGCGATCGCCGACGGCGTGCCGGTTGACGGCTATTTTTGTTGGTCGTTCATGGATAACTTCGAGTGGCTCGAAGGCTTCAGCAAACGCTTCGGCATCTGCTACACCGACTACGCCACGCAACGCCGCACGCCCAAGCTCAGCGCCCAATGGTATGCGGAAGTGATGCGCACCAACACGCTGGTGTAGCCTACGCCTGCTCGTCCCCCAATCCCCGTCGTGCCCCGCCCCTTTCGCCTCCGTCGTCGTCCGACGCCGACCTCGTTTTTGCCAACAGGGGCGTGGATCGTGGTGCTCGTCGGGGTCGTGTCGTCGGCCGTGTTTCTGAGCTGGCCACCGACCGAGCGTCCGGGACGGGAGTTCTGGATTTTCAGCAATCAACGACTCACCGACTACGAGTCCGCCATCGCGGATTGGAATCGCGACCACCCCGATGCCCGCGATCAAATCAATATCACGTTGCTGCATCTCTCGGCACTCGAACGTCGCATGATGGCGGCGGCGACCGCCGACGCGCCCATTGCCGATTTGGTCGAGGGTGAACGCGACCTCGTCGCCCGCGTATTTGCGGGACCGATCGAAGAGGTGGGATTTGTCGATCTCACCGACCGCATCGCCGCCGAAAACCTGCTCGACCAATTCAACGCACCGTCGCTGTCCCCATGGATCTCGCGCGGGCGGATCTTCGGCCTGCCGCACGATGTGCATCCCTGTCTGCTCGGTTACCGGTCCGACATCGTCGAGGCGGCCGGCATCGATGTCTCGCAGATCGAAACATGGGACGACTTTTACCGCGTGCTCGGACCGCTCATCGCCGACCTCGACGGCGACGGTCGACCCGATCGTTACCTGCTCAACTACTGGGAAAACCAACGCGACCAAACGCAGGCTCTCCTGTTGCAGGCCGGCAGTCAGTTCTTCGACGACGCGGGCCACGTCACCGTCGACCACGCGCTCAACGCCCGGGTGCTCGCGCGTTTGGTCACGTGGGTGACCGGTCCCAACCGGTTCTGCGTGGACGCGCCGGAGTTCACCGCCGGTGGCGACCAGATGCGACTCGAAGGCACGGTCATCGCGTCCATCATGCCCGACTGGCTCGCGGGCACGTGGAAGAACTACATTCC is from Synoicihabitans lomoniglobus and encodes:
- a CDS encoding TonB-dependent siderophore receptor, translating into MTPKDSYPTRRTPWVGAVLLALLATSALAQSNSDATTNDDPVVLNPFVVSTETDDAWSSSQAVSGTRTRTELANLPVSMQVFTDAFLKDIAADDLIDAVVYAAGVSQSAGQATNEEDNTNFTLRGQSSFVPMRNGFRRLRLAGSANIDRVEIIKGPSSLLYGQLNPGGNVNYITKRPSLKGQFGSLGLTMGSEEFYKSVLDYNSVIAPGKLAFRFVGSYLEAGREDVDTLMTETLVNPSLTWWITPATQLTVEYENARRNRDRPQSALPYNSSLNIDDMGWPGVDRTFSTSAPLDFNDTEMEVYTVDFVHRFNDNFTFRADYTEASWDEEVLSNATNLNLIGSNLNMLRDRNGSYRRRGSWDSWFQAEIANEFNWGGVEVKNLFGFQHEELQYRSIISAGSPGAFPNSRWNLEDPSTWMFTQYTRDDFTVRSSSGSTSTNLTDSWYISNQLAFMDGRLRTLAGIRVDDFNVEAYNAADGSISTDEAEPAKVPQVGVLFKATDTLSIYTTYSESFLPIFSTARRPDGTYFSPKPQTGEGMDFGIKANFMEGKVTMTAAIYEVSNTNIVRFLPQVTLQTSEGLETFAPANQSGEETSRGFEFDMRWKPSDQTQLIFSYGYTDAWVANDPQSKVTLGNGTELLTRQGHRLAYAPEHTAAFFVRQNLGDFGAFTGTTFTFGGRGVTDFEQTDIWPVSGGQLVPPANLDGYVKFDLGIGANVKIMGHSYNLGLNVKNVFDTTFLPNRYRYAPGRQFFLRLNTRF
- a CDS encoding transposase, coding for MLRIQYPGAIYHVINRGNYRSDVFGSAGAAQAFVKTLEEAVAQYGWELGAYVVMRNHFHLAVRTPAGNLGEGMHWLQSTFATRFNRLRGERGHLFQGRYQAFVLQNEGVWARVADYIHLNPVRAGIVPVEHLHEFRWSSLARFLKNQRCKGLVADPWLTTLGMEDTPGGWESYVSHLRDRYLREDEGDCRAEHDALTTGWAVGADRWRAGLAEQHHSQVDAPGVEGQVVRDVKILHWRSVLAKLLSAAGKTTADVQSERKSVGWKIQLAWELRQRGAVPYAWIAEALQMGRPDAVRKYVSEYSKNTQNTA
- a CDS encoding DUF1961 family protein; translated protein: MLQQRFILPLLLLWGAICAAAPAADELAQRFAALLAAPTAETFFDPGHGDWRKHWQLDGEVGEVTTGPEGMTLQAGPDVGNNAHHVVLWTRQRFADDVRIDFDYVRLDHETRNVNILYLFASGAGDPPYVADLMAWRELRTVPRMSLYFDHVHAYHLSFAAFEMQGTDPAADYVRARRYRPDRQRGLEDTAMPPDYARTGLFAPGVPHHITVVRHGADLFMQVSNAEATRLFHWDTSAFPPMAEGHLGLRHMFGRSARYANFRVAQIPVE
- a CDS encoding GH39 family glycosyl hydrolase; translated protein: MTASSPRPASPAPRSLHIQPAWTAPRTAFRHTWEGVINVDQFRWMVRRDMQDHLAIAQRELGARHVRAVGMFDDELRVLRSSPGSFLGYESKEPRTNWQITDYIIDSLQDRGLHPMFTTSFVPSALTSGPTTVFSDKSRTSPPDDWRKWETLVKEGVAHALDRYGPDIVRQWYFEVWNEPNLHGWFWGGSQQDFMDLWRVTHGAIKSVDASLRVGGPSCGRAEWIDDLMTYGNAHDCAPDYLIAHIYNNDSAEDLALAPFDGPQEDKTSKSPNSAAGVIRGVRAMADRFGFKGELHWNEWGRSFHGVDHRRECPSEAAFIVRTLAEISQEADAFAYWCISDIYDQVGYGREAFYGGYGLLSLQGLRKPAFHAFRLLGLLGTERVAVTGEGLDSFHSAIATLSAPATGHVLVYAYDHEDEPSTQALNVAVDIPAGSRPGRLFRVDSQENNVIARWHDLGAPDYLSRAQTADLAADNDLTPSSVRVDTTTIDSRTTARFPMESPGIALLEIIPA
- a CDS encoding right-handed parallel beta-helix repeat-containing protein, with translation MTLPLCSPRSLRRFVALLGTATLFVSAAAHARDHIIALDVATVDGKALEVAPGDRLLIAAGPRRMLRLENLTGSADAPVIIINDGGQVVIHNDDQFADILISHSRHLHLTGTGSADHAYGFHLTGTNPDGSGIIAAGLSSDLEIDHIHIQDTGFAGMLVKTDGAVNTFMDHINIHHNFIHDTGGEGLYIGETKYPGQVFRHLKVWNNVIVNAGWESLQISNAPEDVRVHHNVFLNSGREEVLWQDNNLQFTSSVRAEVDHNLVIGSISNLVIASGGLPKHFHDNYLATDGSTGPVFYLDDSRFPDLPETTFIIENNFIHATPTMQAVVQANGSRSRLQLRRNIWQGARRFLKTHRWVDTYEVVQNTNVPVAPPRFRDPAVGDYRLVADDVYLARGIGLLPDWQPPGRPQAIE
- a CDS encoding acetylxylan esterase, with translation MESPSFVRLPSLHDREIDAEVARLSAPTSPPPPADFAAFWLETLAQARAIPVASKLTPSAAAMTGFEVQEIAFTSWGRVRLRGWLATPRHQPVRRGLVISHGYGGRDAPDAIPLLPDAAMIFPCTRGLGLSIDPADRDAAPHVLRGIGSRDTYIFRGCAADVWAAATALIEHVPAAADCLDYVGSSFGGGIGALALPWDDRFRRAFLGVPSFGHHPLRLQIPCAGSGEFVRRYAATHPEVVDVLRYYDAATAARFLERPTLVECALIDDVVPPVGQFAVHAALAGDRPLLVRSRSHADYPAATADDDAVRTAIRSFLTS